In Amycolatopsis coloradensis, one genomic interval encodes:
- a CDS encoding class I SAM-dependent methyltransferase — MSQQSVTEPERHAEAEERLGTAGVAYRAVSAPEATAANLAWWDADADDYQATHGGFLGDADFVWCPEGVREADVALLGEVGGKRILEVGSGQAACSRWLAAQGADAVATDLSAGMLRHAKEGNERTGTPVPLVQATAESLPFAGASFDAACSAFGAVPFVASVDVVFAEVHRVLRPGGRWVFSVTHPMRWIFPDDPGPQGLTVTQPYFDRTPYVEVDEEGVATYVEYHRTLGDYVRALADAGFALTDLIEPAWPEGHSRTWGQWSPLRGKLFPGTAIFCTQRG; from the coding sequence TTGAGCCAGCAGTCCGTCACCGAGCCCGAACGGCACGCAGAGGCCGAGGAGCGGCTCGGCACCGCGGGGGTCGCCTACCGGGCGGTCTCGGCGCCGGAGGCCACCGCCGCGAACCTGGCGTGGTGGGACGCCGACGCCGACGACTACCAGGCCACCCACGGCGGCTTCCTCGGCGACGCGGATTTCGTCTGGTGCCCCGAGGGCGTCCGCGAGGCCGACGTCGCGCTTCTGGGTGAAGTCGGCGGCAAACGGATCCTCGAGGTCGGCTCCGGACAGGCGGCCTGCTCGCGCTGGCTCGCCGCGCAGGGCGCCGACGCGGTGGCGACCGATCTGTCGGCGGGCATGCTCCGGCACGCCAAAGAGGGCAACGAGCGCACCGGCACTCCCGTCCCGCTCGTGCAGGCGACGGCGGAGTCGCTCCCGTTCGCCGGCGCGAGCTTCGACGCGGCCTGCTCGGCCTTCGGCGCGGTGCCGTTCGTGGCGTCGGTGGACGTCGTGTTCGCCGAAGTGCACCGGGTCCTCCGGCCGGGTGGCCGCTGGGTGTTCTCGGTGACCCACCCGATGCGCTGGATCTTCCCCGACGATCCCGGCCCGCAGGGTCTCACCGTCACCCAGCCGTATTTCGACCGCACGCCCTATGTCGAGGTCGACGAAGAGGGCGTCGCGACCTACGTCGAGTACCACCGCACCCTCGGCGACTACGTCCGCGCGCTCGCCGACGCCGGGTTCGCGCTGACCGACCTCATCGAGCCCGCCTGGCCGGAGGGCCACTCCCGCACGTGGGGGCAGTGGAGCCCGTTGCGCGGCAAGCTCTTCCCCGGCACGGCGATCTTCTGCACCCAGCGGGGATGA
- a CDS encoding GNAT family N-acetyltransferase: MEIEKTLFDAHRARFAAIDRLLPEAAPPPARGERVDAATAAGVQVTGVVQRRLHGPDDVTLLWSAADARQLFPFIGTTGTEGMDVLLRAWRTRMDAEAPGEDSSCVINWPSRDAEAIRAFLDHGLVPMSALAVRTGSRHDDPGADGVTVRRARHEDFDTLLELAVSTHDYIGQVATRYRPNAAELLAPALELALEKDRPLLWLAERDARIAAFAHGAWITSSPGSAEAELLPHGHWGYVNNVVTVPALRGSGLGRTLMAAVHEEFAAGGADGTYLYYNPTNPLSSVFWHRQGYRPLWTSWEIHPASALR, from the coding sequence ATGGAAATCGAGAAGACGTTGTTCGACGCGCACCGCGCCCGGTTCGCGGCGATCGACCGGCTCCTGCCCGAAGCCGCGCCGCCCCCGGCCCGCGGCGAGCGCGTGGACGCCGCCACGGCGGCGGGTGTCCAGGTCACCGGCGTGGTGCAACGTCGGCTGCACGGTCCGGACGACGTCACCCTGCTCTGGTCGGCCGCCGACGCGCGGCAGCTGTTCCCGTTCATCGGGACCACCGGCACCGAAGGCATGGACGTCCTGCTGCGCGCGTGGCGGACGCGGATGGACGCCGAAGCACCCGGCGAGGATTCGTCCTGCGTGATCAACTGGCCGAGCCGGGACGCCGAGGCGATCCGTGCCTTCCTCGACCACGGGCTGGTGCCGATGTCCGCGCTCGCCGTGCGCACCGGGAGCCGTCACGACGATCCGGGTGCCGACGGCGTGACCGTCCGCCGGGCCCGGCACGAAGACTTCGACACCCTGCTCGAGCTGGCCGTGTCGACGCACGACTACATCGGCCAGGTCGCCACCCGGTACCGCCCGAACGCCGCCGAACTGCTCGCCCCGGCGCTGGAACTCGCCCTCGAAAAGGATCGCCCGCTGCTGTGGCTGGCCGAACGGGACGCCCGCATCGCCGCGTTCGCGCACGGCGCCTGGATCACGTCGTCGCCGGGGTCGGCCGAGGCCGAGCTGCTCCCCCATGGCCACTGGGGATACGTCAACAACGTCGTCACCGTGCCCGCCCTGCGGGGGAGCGGCCTCGGCCGCACACTGATGGCGGCGGTGCACGAGGAGTTCGCCGCGGGCGGTGCGGACGGCACGTACCTCTACTACAACCCGACCAACCCGCTTTCCTCGGTGTTCTGGCACCGCCAGGGTTATCGTCCACTGTGGACGTCCTGGGAGATCCATCCGGCTTCGGCCCTGCGCTAA
- a CDS encoding GNAT family N-acetyltransferase, with the protein MTPAAERQRARFAALDPLLPPPPPLPAGEPVEADGAFGTIAHVRFAAGSWQRLWSPAHLQILSAILPLDAGAGMSALLSAWRERIALADAEPDSSCTVTWPSRDVAVSRALLDHGLAPQLALAVRAPVAGEAYSVPGVTIRASTQGDLEEIVGLRFEELHYASLVGHGVVRPGAKALLAEEVRRGLQFGGRVWIAEEEGVTVGMVTSGKRSPIPGDALAGRLPPGEWGYVGTLAVTAAARGRGIGRALTAIAHDELFSPSLRGTFVSYNPANPLSPVFWHRQGYRPLWTTWAVCPAAALR; encoded by the coding sequence ATGACCCCGGCGGCGGAGCGGCAGCGGGCGCGGTTCGCCGCGCTCGACCCGTTGCTCCCTCCGCCGCCTCCGCTCCCGGCCGGAGAACCGGTCGAGGCGGACGGCGCCTTCGGGACGATCGCGCACGTCCGGTTCGCGGCGGGTTCCTGGCAACGGCTCTGGAGCCCGGCTCATCTGCAGATCCTCTCCGCGATCCTCCCGCTCGACGCCGGCGCGGGGATGAGCGCGCTGCTCTCCGCCTGGCGCGAGCGAATCGCCCTAGCCGACGCCGAACCCGACTCGTCGTGCACGGTCACCTGGCCCAGCCGGGACGTCGCGGTGTCGCGGGCCCTGCTCGACCACGGGCTCGCGCCGCAACTGGCACTGGCCGTCCGCGCGCCCGTGGCGGGCGAGGCGTATTCCGTACCCGGCGTGACCATCCGCGCGTCGACCCAAGGCGACTTGGAAGAGATCGTCGGCCTGCGCTTCGAAGAACTTCACTACGCCTCACTGGTCGGCCACGGTGTCGTCCGGCCGGGGGCCAAGGCCCTGCTCGCGGAAGAGGTCCGTCGTGGCCTGCAGTTCGGGGGCCGCGTCTGGATCGCCGAAGAGGAAGGCGTCACGGTGGGGATGGTGACCTCCGGAAAGCGCTCCCCGATCCCCGGTGACGCGCTCGCCGGGCGGCTGCCGCCGGGCGAGTGGGGCTATGTGGGAACGCTCGCGGTGACCGCGGCCGCACGGGGGCGAGGGATCGGGCGCGCGCTGACCGCCATCGCGCACGACGAGCTGTTCTCGCCGTCGCTGCGCGGTACCTTCGTCTCGTACAATCCGGCCAATCCGCTTTCCCCGGTGTTCTGGCACCGGCAGGGTTATCGTCCACTGTGGACGACGTGGGCCGTCTGCCCCGCCGCGGCCCTGCGGTAG
- the coaE gene encoding dephospho-CoA kinase, translated as MLRVGLTGGIGAGKSTVANRLSEHGAVLIDSDKIAREVVEPGTPGLAELVEAFGEDILAADGALDRAALAAKAFAGEESRKRLNSIVHPRVGARTAELMAAAAPDAIIVHDIPLLVEGGLAPMYHLVVMVDAPEEVRVRRLVEARGMAENDARARIKAQATTDQRRAVADVWFDNSGAPDIVLAEVDALWADRLTPFEANVRLRKPRAPMSPKIAPYDETWPVQAERALARIRVVAGDNAVRVDHIGSTSVPGLPAKDILDLQLTVSTLDKADELADALSDAGFPRAEGEWFDDAHGEEGTWPKRFHFGGDPRRPINLHVRSRETPAWRLALLFPEWLRRNPDERDAYAAVKNAMAAKHAGDGTVERYTDEKQGWVDAAFTRADAWADSTGWTP; from the coding sequence ATGCTGCGTGTGGGCCTGACCGGCGGGATCGGCGCCGGAAAATCGACGGTGGCGAACCGGCTTTCCGAGCACGGCGCCGTCCTCATCGACTCCGACAAGATCGCCAGGGAGGTCGTCGAGCCGGGGACACCGGGGCTCGCCGAACTCGTCGAGGCGTTCGGGGAAGACATCCTCGCCGCCGACGGCGCGCTGGACCGGGCCGCGCTCGCCGCCAAGGCGTTCGCCGGCGAAGAATCCCGCAAACGGCTGAACTCGATCGTCCATCCGAGGGTCGGCGCCAGGACGGCCGAGCTGATGGCGGCCGCGGCGCCGGACGCGATCATCGTCCACGACATCCCGCTGCTCGTCGAAGGCGGGCTCGCGCCGATGTACCACCTCGTCGTCATGGTCGACGCGCCGGAGGAGGTCCGGGTCCGCCGCCTGGTCGAGGCGCGGGGGATGGCCGAGAACGACGCGCGCGCCAGGATCAAGGCGCAGGCCACGACCGATCAGCGCCGGGCCGTGGCCGACGTCTGGTTCGACAACAGCGGAGCGCCCGACATCGTGCTCGCCGAGGTCGACGCGCTGTGGGCGGACCGGCTGACGCCGTTCGAGGCGAACGTGCGGCTCCGCAAGCCGCGTGCGCCGATGTCGCCGAAGATCGCGCCATACGACGAGACCTGGCCCGTGCAGGCCGAGCGGGCGCTCGCGCGGATCCGCGTGGTGGCCGGTGACAACGCCGTGCGGGTCGATCACATCGGTTCGACGTCCGTGCCGGGCCTGCCCGCCAAGGACATCCTCGACCTCCAGCTGACTGTGTCCACTTTGGACAAGGCGGACGAGCTGGCCGACGCGCTCTCTGACGCGGGGTTCCCGCGAGCGGAAGGGGAGTGGTTCGACGACGCGCACGGTGAAGAGGGCACTTGGCCCAAGCGGTTCCACTTCGGTGGCGACCCTCGCCGCCCGATCAACCTGCACGTCCGCTCGCGGGAGACGCCGGCCTGGCGGCTCGCGCTGCTGTTCCCGGAATGGCTGCGGCGGAATCCGGACGAGCGCGACGCCTACGCCGCGGTCAAGAACGCCATGGCCGCGAAGCACGCAGGCGACGGGAC
- the rpsA gene encoding 30S ribosomal protein S1, translating into MTTDTATAPTAPAGPQQVAINDIGSEEDFLAAIDKTIKYFNDGDIVEGTIVKVDRDEVLLDIGYKTEGVIPSRELSIKHDVDPAEVVTVGDEVEALVLQKEDKEGRLILSKKRAQYERAWGTIEELKEKDEPVKGTVIEVVKGGLILDIGLRGFLPASLVEMRRVRDLQPYVGRELEAKIIELDKNRNNVVLSRRAYLEQTQSEVRSEFLNALAKGQVRKGVVSSIVNFGAFVDLGGVDGLVHVSELSWKHIDHPSEVVEVGQEVTVEVLDVDMDRERVSLSLKATQEDPWRQFARTHAIGQIVPGKVTKLVPFGAFVRVEEGIEGLVHISELAERHVEIPEQVVQVNGDVMVKVIDIDLERRRISLSLKQANEGVTPETEFDPTQYGMAAEYDAEGNYIYPEGFDPDTQEWQEGFDKQREEWERQYAEAHTRYEAHMKQVQKAAEADAEAAADAATGVTSGDSGEQSYTSAPAEAKSGGTLASDEQLAALREKLSGGA; encoded by the coding sequence ATGACGACCGACACCGCCACCGCCCCGACCGCCCCCGCCGGGCCCCAGCAAGTCGCTATCAACGACATCGGGTCGGAGGAAGACTTCCTCGCTGCGATCGACAAGACGATCAAGTACTTCAACGATGGCGACATCGTCGAAGGAACCATCGTCAAGGTCGACCGTGACGAGGTCCTGCTCGACATCGGCTACAAGACCGAGGGTGTCATCCCCTCGCGCGAGCTCTCCATCAAGCACGATGTCGACCCGGCTGAGGTTGTCACCGTCGGCGATGAGGTCGAAGCCCTTGTCCTCCAGAAGGAGGACAAGGAAGGCCGTCTGATCCTGTCCAAGAAGCGTGCGCAGTACGAGCGCGCCTGGGGCACGATCGAGGAGCTCAAGGAGAAGGACGAGCCCGTCAAGGGCACCGTCATCGAGGTCGTCAAGGGCGGCCTCATCCTGGACATCGGCCTCCGCGGCTTCCTGCCCGCGTCGCTGGTCGAGATGCGCCGCGTGCGCGACCTGCAGCCGTACGTCGGCCGCGAGCTCGAGGCGAAGATCATCGAGCTGGACAAGAACCGCAACAACGTGGTCCTGTCCCGCCGCGCCTACCTGGAGCAGACCCAGTCCGAGGTGCGCAGCGAGTTCCTCAACGCGCTCGCCAAGGGCCAGGTCCGCAAGGGTGTCGTGTCGTCCATCGTCAACTTCGGTGCCTTCGTGGACCTGGGTGGCGTCGACGGCCTGGTGCACGTCTCCGAGCTGTCCTGGAAGCACATCGACCACCCGTCCGAGGTCGTCGAGGTCGGCCAGGAGGTCACGGTCGAGGTTCTGGACGTCGACATGGACCGCGAGCGCGTCTCGCTGTCGCTGAAGGCGACCCAGGAAGACCCGTGGCGTCAGTTCGCCCGCACCCACGCGATCGGCCAGATCGTGCCGGGCAAGGTCACCAAGCTCGTCCCGTTCGGTGCGTTCGTGCGCGTCGAGGAGGGCATCGAGGGCCTGGTGCACATCTCCGAGCTGGCCGAGCGCCACGTGGAGATCCCGGAGCAGGTCGTCCAGGTCAACGGCGACGTGATGGTCAAGGTCATCGACATCGACCTCGAGCGTCGTCGCATCTCGCTGTCGCTGAAGCAGGCGAACGAGGGCGTCACGCCGGAGACCGAGTTCGACCCCACTCAGTACGGCATGGCCGCCGAGTACGACGCCGAGGGCAACTACATCTACCCCGAAGGCTTCGACCCGGACACCCAGGAGTGGCAGGAAGGCTTCGACAAGCAGCGTGAGGAGTGGGAGCGTCAGTACGCCGAGGCTCACACCCGCTACGAGGCTCACATGAAGCAGGTCCAGAAGGCAGCCGAGGCCGACGCCGAAGCCGCCGCGGACGCCGCGACCGGTGTCACCTCGGGCGACTCGGGCGAGCAGAGCTACACCTCCGCTCCGGCCGAGGCCAAGAGCGGTGGCACGCTCGCCAGCGACGAGCAGCTCGCGGCTCTCCGCGAGAAGCTGTCGGGCGGCGCGTGA